From the Cryptosporidium parvum Iowa II chromosome 2, whole genome shotgun sequence genome, one window contains:
- a CDS encoding t-complex protein 1, alpha subunit, protein MLAKPSQDQSIHGERQHGSDVRSNNLTAVMSIANILKSSLGPQGLDKMLVDEVGEVIVTNDGATILSQLEVKHPAGRVLVDLSELQDKEVGDGTTSVVLLAAELLRRGTSLVSNGSHPSNVISGYKLALKECVRYISGSLSINETISEECCLNVAKTVLSSKLAGADSEFFGKLVVDSIMTVKATDPLTGAVKYPVKSLNILKTHGKGLSESFLVEGYALSHTGRACQGMPTSVKNVKIACIDFPLKQYRMQMGIRVELEDPKELARIRLEEKEVIHKRIEKILATGCNVVLTSGGIDDQCMKYFVSAGCIAVRRVEKVDLRRIAKATGATICLTMAQLEDSEESFDPAYLGECQEVREERIGDTDYMMFLGCKTHRAASIVLRGANEVLLDELERSLNDALCSVSKLLESNGYVAGGGAVEAALSIYLEDFARTLGSREQLAIAEFAEALLVIPKTLAINSAKDATDLVARLRAYHASAQQGQLNNYATKPTSSDLTVKSQDQDKYKFFGLDLINGTVRDNVQAGVLEPTISKLKSLRFATEAAITLLRIDDYIKVKPVENQQGNE, encoded by the coding sequence atgtTGGCAAAACCATCTCAGGATCAATCAATTCACGGAGAGCGACAACATGGGAGTGATGTGAGGTCTAATAATTTGACAGCAGTAATGTCGATagcaaatatattaaagtcGTCATTGGGACCCCAAGGGTTGGATAAGATGCTTGTTGATGAGGTGGGCGAAGTAATAGTAACTAATGATGGTGCTACAATTTTAAGCCAATTGGAAGTAAAGCACCCAGCTGGGCGAGTACTAGTAGATTTGAGTGAGCTACAGGACAAGGAAGTGGGGGATGGCACAACATCTGTAGTTTTATTAGCTGCTGAGTTACTAAGGAGAGGTACATCTTTAGTTAGCAATGGGTCTCATCCTTCAAATGTAATTTCTGGTTATAAGTTGGCTCTAAAGGAGTGTGTGAGATATATTTCTGGGTCTTTATCTATTAATGAGACAATTAGTGAGGAATGCTGCCTTAATGTTGCTAAAACTGTGCTATCATCAAAGCTAGCAGGAGCAGACTCAGAGTTTTTTGGGAAGTTGGTAGTAGATTCAATAATGACAGTAAAGGCTACAGACCCCTTAACAGGAGCTGTCAAGTATCCAGTAAAATCTTTGAACATATTAAAAACTCATGGTAAAGGTTTATCAGAGTCATTTTTGGTTGAGGGTTATGCTCTCTCCCATACAGGTAGAGCTTGCCAGGGAATGCCAACGTCTGTAAAAAATGTCAAAATTGCATGTATAGACTTTCCTTTAAAACAATACAGAATGCAAATGGGTATTCGTGTTGAATTGGAAGATCCAAAAGAACTTGCAAGGATTAGACTGGAAGAGAAGGAAGTAATTCACAAACGTATTGAAAAGATTTTGGCTACAGGTTGTAATGTAGTTTTGACTTCAGGGGGTATTGATGATCAATGcatgaaatattttgtcTCAGCTGGTTGTATTGCAGTTAGAAGGGTAGAGAAGGTTGATTTAAGAAGAATTGCCAAGGCAACAGGAGCGACAATCTGCCTTACAATGGCACAATTAGAGGATTCAGAGGAATCATTTGACCCGGCTTATCTTGGAGAATGCCAAGAAGTAAGAGAAGAACGTATTGGAGACACTGATTATATGATGTTCCTTGGTTGCAAGACTCATAGAGCAGCCTCAATTGTATTAAGAGGAGCAAATGAGGTTCTATTAGATGAGCTTGAGCGCTCTCTAAATGATGCTTTGTGTTCCGTATCTAAGCTTTTAGAGTCAAATGGATATGTTGCAGGAGGAGGAGCAGTGGAGGCTGCTTTGAGTATTTACTTAGAAGACTTTGCTCGCACTCTTGGGTCTAGAGAACAGCTTGCAATTGCGGAATTTGCTGAGGCACTTTTGGTTATTCCTAAAACTTTGGCAATTAATTCCGCTAAAGATGCAACAGACTTGGTTGCTAGACTTAGAGCATACCATGCAAGCGCCCAACAAGGACAACTCAATAACTATGCTACTAAACCAACTTCTTCAGATTTAACAGTAAAATCTCAAGATCAAgataaatacaaattttttgggcttgatttaattaatggAACAGTAAGAGATAATGTCCAAGCAGGAGTTTTGGAACCAACTATCAGCAAACTTAAGTCTTTAAGATTTGCAACAGAAGCTGCAATCACGCTTCTCCGTATTGATGACTACATTAAAGTAAAACCCGTAGAGAACCAACAAGGAAACGAGTAA
- a CDS encoding hypothetical protein (similar to mannose-P-dolichol utilization defect 1 protein, 6+ transmembrane domain protein, TNS domains), translated as LIEFFSLRNKKMNALELISIDLFFQLISYLIIAGSCIVKIPQIIKILNSRSTQGISSFSIYVEILSSCIYSFSNWRFNVPWLLWADSAFIGIQNAFILILCVVYSQNKKKFPINQIFYITSISLLIAALYQDIIPVQVLRYLSISPLIFVVLSRVPQIVKCYIESSTGQLSFISFFLLTGGSWSRVATVLFSESKSNTILLLTNVISALLNTVPLMQIVIFKYCSSISEKNGIEQKRHSKRKVE; from the coding sequence TTGATAGagtttttttctttgagaaataaaaaaatgaatgCATTGGAGTTAATATCcattgatttattttttcagtTAATCAGTTATTTAATCATTGCAGGCTCTTGTATAGTAAAAATACCgcaaattattaaaatattaaactcAAGAAGCACACAGGGAATTAGTAGCTTTAGCATATATGTTGAGATCCTCTCATCTTGTATATactcattttcaaattggAGATTCAATGTTCCATGGTTACTTTGGGCTGATAGTGCATTTATAGGTATTCAAAATGCATTTATTCTCATACTATGTGTGGTATATTCACAAAATAAGAAGAAGTTTCCAATTAACCAAATCTTTTATATTACATCCAtctctttattaattgcaGCCCTTTATCAAGATATTATTCCTGTTCAAGTTTTAAGATACCTTTCCATTTCACCTCTTATATTTGTTGTTCTCTCAAGAGTTCCTCAAATAGTTAAGTGTTATATTGAAAGCAGTACTGGTCAGctttcatttatttcattcttCCTCCTTACTGGAGGCTCCTGGTCAAGAGTTGCCACTGTTTTATTTAGTGAATCTAAATCAAACACAATTTTACTACTGACTAATGTAATTTCTGCCCTCCTTAACACCGTTCCTTTAATGCAgattgttatttttaagTATTGCTCAAGTATCTCAGAGAAAAATGGAATCGAACAAAAAAGACATAGTAAGAGAAAGGTAGAATGA
- a CDS encoding tRNA/rRNA methyltransferase-like protein: protein MDDIKINKDPKDLPEFYLVLSNISKRQNFGTLLRSACGFGVSEVLVVGEKKLMTFGNKGTLPHLSLTQYENIDQVVDIIKEKEMDLVGIEISDESRPIYPHPFKRSTAFLLGNEGTGLSQKYIKLCDYLIHIPLYGNGTASLNVAIAGSIVFHHFAIWAKFTESSKKGAKYIIQDDSNSNNNNNNNNHNIDISNVKGKIRHYLFPSELGTFFSF, encoded by the coding sequence atggatgatattaaaataaataaagatcCTAAGGATCTCCCAGAATTTTATCTAGTTTTATCCAATATTTCTAAAAGACAAAACTTTGGAACATTACTTAGAAGTGCATGCGGATTTGGAGTCTCTGAAGTACTCGTAGTAGgagaaaagaaattgatgacTTTTGGAAATAAAGGAACTCTTCCACATTTGAGTTTAACACAGTATGAAAACATTGATCAAGttgttgatattattaaagaaaaagaaatggaTCTTGTTGGAATTGAAATAAGTGATGAATCCAGGCCTATATATCCTCATCCTTTTAAAAGATCGACGGCTTTTCTACTTGGTAATGAAGGTACTGGACTTAgtcaaaaatatattaaactttgtgattatttaattcatattCCTCTTTATGGAAATGGAACAGCATCATTAAATGTTGCTATTGCTGGATCAATAgtatttcatcattttgcTATTTGGGCCAAATTTACTGAATCCTCAAAGAAAGGAGCCAAGTATATTATTCAAGATGatagtaatagtaataataataataataacaataatcataatattgatatatcCAATGTTAAAGGGAAAATAAgacattatttatttccttCTGAGTTGGGTACgtttttttccttttaa
- a CDS encoding nucleotide-sugar transporter, UDP N-acetylglucosamine-like, signal peptide, 9 or more transmembrane domains, with translation KLIEKQEQKQNINGNNSNNSDNEYMKYVALFCLIIQTVAVIFFMRISRIKKSENDELYFNSCAVVMSEILKLLSSLLIVLYSNNFNMVEFYNTLRFEVFNSFKTNILVGVPGLLYVVQNNLLFIALSNLSGAVYHVTYQLKILATAILSVIILNKQLSKIRWLSLLLLTIGAVLVQTGKSSESKTPNNSGLVAENTDNFLGLCSVLLACFTSGLAGVFVEKLLKDSKTSIWGRNVQLALYGIIFGLIGCLTGKEGLEISQKGFFFGFNTLVWFVIILQAIGGIIVAAVLKYADNILKCFGNSFSIIMSCILSWYLGDYSITLNFFAGSVLVIWSIFIYGLERAFPCSEYLLKLKLILKRNSRNKIIAKYKNLRESSSEASFDFNDQNSGTRNNHLNSLNNQNKNSNILSNSKFKNINNFINQQNQNRDNYGEIDDVIPKGLQMAIISSGV, from the coding sequence AAACTTATTGAAAAACAGGAACAGAAACAGAATATAAATGGTAATAACTCAAATAATAGCgataatgaatatatgaAATATGTAGCTTTGTTCTGTTTAATCATTCAAACAGTGGCagtaattttctttatgaGGATTTCTCGTATTAAAAAGtcagaaaatgatgaattatattttaattcttgtGCTGTGGTAATGTCAGAAATCCTCAAGCTTTTAagttcattattaatagtattatattctaataattttaatatggTTGAATTTTACAATACATTGAGATTTGAAGTATTTAACTCATTTAAAACTAATATTCTTGTAGGTGTTCCTGGGCTGCTCTATGTTGTCCAGAATAACTTACTATTTATTGCATTGTCAAATCTATCAGGAGCAGTATACCATGTTACTTATCAACTTAAGATCCTTGCAACGGCAATATTATCAGTtattatattgaataaacaactttcaaaaataagatGGTTGTCTTTACTTTTACTTACAATTGGAGCAGTACTAGTACAAACAGGAAAATCATCGGAGTCAAAAACTCCAAATAACTCAGGTTTAGTTGCTGAAAATACTGACAATTTTTTGGGTCTTTGTTCAGTTTTATTAGCATGCTTTACCAGTGGTTTGGCAGGAGTTTTTGTTGAGAAACTTTTAAAAGATAGTAAAACCAGTATTTGGGGTAGAAATGTACAGCTTGCTTTGTATGGTATAATTTTTGGATTAATTGGATGCCTTACAGGAAAAGAAGGATTAgaaatttctcaaaaagGTTTCTTTTTTGGATTCAACACTCTTGTTTGGTTTGTTATTATATTACAAGCTATTGGAGGAATTATTGTTGCTGCTGTGCTTAAATATGCCGATAACATCCTAAAATGCTTTGGTAATTCGTttagtattattatgaGCTGTATTCTATCCTGGTATCTTGGTGATTATAGCATTACGCTAAATTTCTTTGCTGGTTCAGTTCTTGTAATTTGgtcaatatttatttatggACTTGAAAGAGCTTTTCCTTGCTCTGAATATCTTCTCAAACTTAAACTAATTTTAAAAAGGAATTCCagaaacaaaattattgcTAAATACAAGAATCTTAGAGAATCTAGCTCGGAAGCTTCTTTTGACTTTAATGACCAAAACTCTGGAACCAGGAATAATCATCTAAACAGCttgaataatcaaaataaaaatagcAATATACTGAGCAATAGcaaatttaagaatatCAATAACTTTATCAATCAGCAAAACCAAAATAGAGATAATTATGGCGAAATTGATGATGTTATACCAAAAGGTCTTCAGATGGCAATCATTTCTTCTGGTGTTTAA
- a CDS encoding hypothetical protein (similar to protein translocation complex beta; protein transport protein SEC61 beta subunit): IRQRRALASSVTSSRENLAQNLMSYYVDDTPGLKLGPMTVLVMTLAYMSIVIVLHILGKFKEKIMG; this comes from the coding sequence ATTAGACAACGCCGTGCATTGGCATCTTCTGTAACTAGCAGCAGAGAGAACCTCGCTCAAAATTTGATGAGTTACTACGTTGATGATACACCAGGACTCAAGCTTGGGCCAATGACTGTTCTCGTAATGACTTTGGCATACATGTCAATAGTTATTGTACTTCATATTCTCGGAAAGTTTAAGGAAAAGATCATGGGATAA
- a CDS encoding acid phosphatase, producing the protein MRALLLVFGIVLCIFVSSNRVNGELYFASLSNYGCSGNQKKVASVLKAQAEKTPFSLLVSPGDNFPGGIDFKHCFENIYSEKSLQIPLFAAMGQADWDNGNANLLLKRNNVTYDSNNDIFPRFSFPNYFYHYVSHYTDTSNVLSRRDGTVLFVFIDTFILSSSFPDHKVSEQAFQNLNATLHYGHKHHDFTVVVGNKYLASSYSIDSSLKKVQQLILDTHVELVISGQNRGTYNSTIEGTTFLNCDSYCSFKVDGSKMVPYIIQNGNQVELSPINTQLPSPSLSFQGIAGDELPALEMIELTFKKGAKHLSREAFLKIVGTVGLMILATCIGSLIINKK; encoded by the coding sequence ATGAGAGCATTACTTCTAGTTTTTGGAATCGTTTTGTGTATATTTGTTAGTTCAAATAGAGTTAATGGAGAATTATATTTTGCATCATTATCAAATTATGGATGTTCTGGAAACCAAAAAAAGGTAGCTTCTGTTTTAAAAGCCCAAGCAGAGAAGACTCCATTCTCATTATTGGTTAGTCCTGGAGATAACTTTCCTGGTGGAATTGATTTCAAACATTGTTTTGAGAATATTTACTCAGAAAAATCTCTCCAGATTCCATTGTTCGCAGCAATGGGTCAAGCTGATTGGGATAATGGGAATGCTAACTTGCTATTGAAGAGAAATAATGTAACTTATGATAGcaataatgatattttcCCAAGATTTAGTTTCCCAAATTACTTTTATCATTATGTTTCACACTATACTGATACTTCAAATGTGTTATCTAGAAGAGATGGTACTGTTTTATTTGTATTCATTGATACTTTTATTCTTTCCAGCTCTTTCCCAGACCACAAAGTTTCTGAACAAGCCTTCCAAAATTTGAATGCAACTTTACACTATGGTCATAAACATCATGATTTCACTGTTGTAGTTGGAAACAAATACTTGGCTTCTTCATATTCAATCGATTCTTCGTTAAAGAAGGTTCAACAACTTATTTTGGATACTCATGTTGAGCTTGTAATTAGTGGTCAAAATAGGGGTACATACAACTCAACTATTGAAGGTACTACTTTCTTGAACTGTGATTCTTATTGCTCATTTAAGGTTGATGGTAGCAAGATGGTTCCATATATCATTCAAAATGGTAATCAAGTTGAATTATCACCAATTAATACTCAATTACCATCTCCATCTTTATCATTCCAAGGTATTGCTGGCGATGAATTACCTGCTTTAGAGATGATTGAATTAACATTCAAGAAGGGAGCTAAACATTTATCACGCGAAGCTTTCCTTAAGATCGTTGGAACTGTAGGATTAATGATCTTAGCAACTTGTATAGGTTCATTgattattaacaaaaagtaa
- a CDS encoding hypothetical protein (similar to inward rectifier K+ channel, 3 transmembrane domain protein): MNIELSKPLLKTYTQDQMYYNSKKNQISDTSSNQSYESPDLSDRIETKASDFISYSNRNPPNILMENGTLNIMHHWDRLSQFFEFCLHDRFHVMLSMSWGSLILFIFLVYILLAIILAIIHFIITFGDAANCIGSDKFGNIEYFFFAVETMFSIGYGSPRSPCCLITNYFTSITVISGCILNSVTVGIFFTKFSESTSRKWSICFSKELCGIGFKSITPEEVLEVPNQSNLPPITSYAFTKAAETTCENCPFIISFRLFNISQEPFFSPDLKIFILIHGDNGPYITEISSYKLDVPLEFMETPITVSIYSNQPDSPLKNFTINHLRNQGHLIELMILLRFSDNRTSKNLEVRKTWRLNNVFWGYKFSSIIKKQVYHGGTMYKVGISDLDNIEPVISGTPFL; the protein is encoded by the coding sequence atgaacaTTGAACTTTCCAAGCCTTTATTAAAAACATACACTCAGGATCAAATGTATTACaatagtaaaaaaaatcaaataagtGATACTAGTAGTAATCAAAGCTATGAGAGCCCTGATTTAAGTGACCGAATTGAAACAAAAGCATCCGACTTCATTTCATATAGCAACAGAAATCCTCCGAATATACTAATGGAAAATGGAACCTTAAATATAATGCATCACTGGGATAGACTCAGCcaattctttgaattttgTTTACACGACAGATTCCATGTTATGCTTTCAATGAGTTGGGGAAGtcttattttatttatatttctcGTATATATTCTACTTGCAATTATCCTAGCAATAAtacattttattattacatttGGTGATGCTGCTAATTGTATTGGGAGCGATAAATTTGGGAATatagaatattttttctttgctGTTGAAACTATGTTTAGTATTGGCTACGGTTCCCCAAGATCACCATGTTGCTTAATTACCAACTACTTTACTTCAATTACGGTTATTAGTGGTTGCATCTTGAATTCAGTTACTGTTGGAATATTCTTTACAAAATTTTCAGAATCAACTTCTAGAAAATGGTCAATTTGTTTCTCCAAAGAACTTTGTGGAATTGGATTTAAAAGTATAACTCCTGAAGAAGTACTTGAAGTACCTAATCAATCAAACTTACCACCTATCACTTCATATGCCTTTACTAAGGCAGCTGAAACCACCTGTGAGAATTGTCCattcattatttcattcagactttttaatatctcTCAAGAACCATTTTTTTCGCCTGATcttaaaattttcattcttaTCCACGGTGACAACGGCCCATATATCACAGAAATTTCATCATACAAACTTGATGTTCCTCTAGAATTTATGGAAACTCCTATCACTGTTTCGATATACTCAAACCAGCCTGACTCCCCTCTTAAAAACTTTACTATTAATCATCTTAGAAATCAAGGGCATCTCATTGAACTCATGATATTGCTACGCTTCTCTGATAACAGAACATCAAAGAATTTGGAGGTCAGGAAGACCTGGAGACTTAATAATGTCTTCTGGGGATataaattttcttctattattaagaaaCAAGTTTATCATGGCGGAACTATGTACAAAGTCGGAATTTCAGATCTCGATAACATTGAGCCTGTTATCTCCGGTACTCCATTTCTCTAA